A section of the Streptosporangiales bacterium genome encodes:
- a CDS encoding M20/M25/M40 family metallo-hydrolase codes for MSRDTAIAEATKYFDSGAFFTDLARKVRYRTESQDPQQEQALRAYLTDEMAPWLQRLGFEARMVENPVSSRHPLLVAHRHEGDDLPTVLTYGHGDVQMAHDEQWRAGLTPWDIVVEGDYWYGRGIADNKGQHAVNLTALDHVIRARQGKLGYNVTLLMDMGEESGSPGLAEACAQLRDELAADVFIASDGPRLSIDRPTVFLGARGVVNFTLSFRAREGSHHSGNWGGLLRNPATVVMNAVASMVDGRGRILVDELRPAGVPEPVRRALEGVTLEAGDDGPSIDDGWGEPGLTPNERVIAWNSIEVLAMIAGDPEGPVNAIPGHARATCQLRFVVDTDWRAVEGAVRRHLDAHGFEMVEVNLDHAMAATRLDPDNPWVRWTLDSLRRSAGTEPVLLPNLGGSLPNEAFADTLGLPTVWVPHSYAGCSQHAPNEHLPAGLLREGLQLMTGLFWDLAELDSWPPEGR; via the coding sequence CCGGCGCCTTCTTCACCGATCTCGCGCGCAAGGTGCGCTACCGCACCGAGAGCCAGGACCCGCAGCAGGAGCAGGCGCTGCGCGCGTACCTGACCGACGAGATGGCGCCCTGGCTGCAGCGACTCGGGTTCGAGGCTCGTATGGTGGAGAACCCCGTGTCCAGCCGGCACCCGCTGTTGGTGGCGCACCGCCACGAGGGCGACGACCTGCCCACCGTGCTGACGTACGGGCACGGCGACGTGCAGATGGCGCACGACGAGCAGTGGCGGGCCGGCCTGACGCCGTGGGACATCGTCGTCGAGGGCGACTACTGGTACGGCCGCGGCATCGCGGACAACAAGGGCCAGCACGCCGTCAACCTGACCGCCCTCGACCACGTGATCCGGGCCAGGCAGGGCAAGCTCGGCTATAACGTCACGCTGCTGATGGACATGGGCGAGGAGTCCGGGTCGCCAGGCCTGGCGGAGGCCTGCGCCCAGCTCCGCGACGAGCTCGCCGCCGACGTGTTCATCGCCTCGGACGGCCCGCGCCTGAGCATCGACCGGCCGACGGTGTTCCTCGGCGCGCGGGGCGTCGTGAACTTCACCCTCAGCTTCCGTGCGCGCGAGGGTTCCCACCACTCGGGCAACTGGGGTGGCCTGCTGCGCAACCCAGCGACGGTGGTCATGAACGCCGTGGCGAGCATGGTCGACGGCCGCGGCAGGATCCTCGTCGACGAGCTGCGCCCGGCGGGTGTGCCGGAACCGGTGCGCAGGGCGCTCGAGGGCGTCACGCTGGAAGCCGGCGACGACGGCCCGAGCATCGACGACGGGTGGGGCGAGCCCGGCCTCACCCCCAACGAGCGCGTCATCGCGTGGAACAGCATCGAGGTGCTGGCGATGATCGCCGGCGATCCCGAAGGTCCGGTCAACGCCATCCCCGGCCATGCGAGGGCCACCTGCCAGCTCCGGTTCGTGGTGGACACCGACTGGCGTGCCGTCGAGGGCGCCGTACGCAGGCACCTCGACGCGCACGGCTTCGAGATGGTCGAGGTCAACCTGGACCATGCGATGGCCGCCACCAGGCTCGACCCGGACAACCCGTGGGTGCGCTGGACGCTGGACTCGTTGCGGCGCAGCGCGGGGACGGAGCCCGTGCTCCTGCCCAACCTCGGTGGGTCGCTGCCGAACGAGGCGTTCGCGGACACGTTGGGGCTGCCGACCGTGTGGGTGCCGCACTCGTACGCCGGCTGTTCGCAGCACGCGCCGAACGAGCACCTGCCGGCCGGTCTGCTGCGCGAAGGCCTGCAGCTGATGACCGGCCTCTTCTGGGACCTGGCCGAGCTGGACAGCTGGCCGCCTGAGGGCCGATGA